A genomic region of Apteryx mantelli isolate bAptMan1 chromosome 10, bAptMan1.hap1, whole genome shotgun sequence contains the following coding sequences:
- the CEBPG gene encoding CCAAT/enhancer-binding protein gamma translates to MSKTSQQNTATDANGVSVIHTQAHASGLQQVPQLVPVSPGGGGKAVPPSKQGKKNSFVDRNSDEYRQRRERNNMAVKKSRLKSKQKAQDTLQRVNQLKEENERLEAKIKLLTKELSVLKDLFLEHAHNLADNVQPVGTETTTTNPENNGQ, encoded by the coding sequence ATGAGCAAGACATCCCAGCAGAACACGGCAACAGATGCGAATGGAGTAAGCGTGATTCACACCCAAGCACACGCCAGTGGTTTGCAGCAGGTTCCCCAGTTGGTGCCTGTGAGTCCTGGTGGCGGAGGCAAAGCCGTGCCTCCAAGCAAGCAGGGAAAGAAGAATTCCTTTGTGGATAGAAACAGCGATGAGTATCGCCAGCGCAGAGAGCGAAACAACATGGCAGTGAAAAAGAGCCggttaaaaagcaagcaaaaagcaCAAGACACGCTGCAGAGGGTCAACCAgctcaaagaagaaaatgaacgTTTGGAGGCAAAAATTAAGCTCCTGACCAAGGAGCTGAGTGTACTGAAAGACTTGTTCCTTGAGCACGCACACAATCTTGCAGACAATGTGCAACCTGTTGGCACTGAAACTACCACGACAAATCCAGAAAACAATGGACAGTAG